Proteins from a single region of Leptospira brenneri:
- a CDS encoding PilZ domain-containing protein, translated as MDKEIKDPEGILKVITALFGKLPAYIINAENEYPVKIIALKNKALIINTNLKFPNRDRILTVVHNGSKFLAYFIVAGGDGNGIEILTPVKIQITAATRQSSRVDTSQTQTGMVVSNIINVNDVSKAIGFDDKKVDAILLAYRTKLIKAFPLSSIFFAGRMDNRLRLMHHYDKDIFIIDRKEKSTASPDFFPFDEYLRIFDSSKIGDSYTSEICVPIKYKGYVHLGYVQVLAEKPLDLEIYKQIQTFSNAVSRDIINTGVFQESRDVCQVMDLSMGGISFIHAPSRSFSRSVTLNGTILFDLNLEAGKRVTIRGIIKNIRNQETNFRVGCQFYNLTEKDVEVLEAFLNVGKEEETVVASEPSDTPVDSDSSEEDTLVVGAVDEPGDPFGSSFEEPLDENPLPES; from the coding sequence ATGGATAAGGAAATCAAAGACCCCGAAGGGATTCTGAAGGTAATTACCGCTTTATTTGGTAAATTACCTGCTTACATTATCAATGCGGAGAATGAATATCCTGTCAAAATTATTGCCTTAAAAAACAAAGCTCTCATCATCAATACCAATCTTAAGTTTCCAAATAGGGATCGGATACTTACCGTTGTTCACAATGGTAGTAAGTTTTTGGCGTATTTTATTGTTGCTGGTGGAGATGGTAATGGAATTGAAATTCTAACACCTGTTAAAATTCAAATCACTGCAGCTACCAGACAGAGTTCTCGTGTGGACACTAGCCAAACCCAAACAGGAATGGTGGTTTCTAATATCATTAACGTAAACGATGTATCAAAAGCGATCGGTTTTGATGATAAAAAGGTAGATGCCATTCTTCTCGCATACCGAACAAAATTAATAAAAGCCTTCCCTTTATCTTCTATTTTCTTTGCAGGTCGGATGGACAACCGATTAAGGCTGATGCATCATTATGATAAAGATATTTTTATTATTGATCGTAAGGAAAAGTCTACTGCATCTCCCGATTTTTTTCCATTCGATGAGTATTTGAGAATTTTCGATAGTTCAAAAATTGGTGATTCTTATACTTCTGAAATCTGCGTCCCCATCAAATATAAAGGTTATGTACATTTAGGTTATGTGCAAGTATTGGCAGAAAAACCTCTTGATTTGGAAATTTATAAGCAGATCCAAACTTTTTCAAATGCTGTTAGTCGTGATATCATTAATACTGGGGTTTTTCAGGAATCACGTGATGTTTGTCAGGTGATGGATTTAAGTATGGGTGGTATTAGTTTTATCCATGCTCCTTCTCGTTCTTTTTCTAGATCAGTAACTTTGAATGGAACCATTCTTTTCGATTTGAATTTGGAAGCTGGAAAACGAGTCACCATTCGTGGGATCATCAAAAACATTCGTAACCAGGAAACAAATTTCCGGGTGGGTTGTCAGTTCTATAACCTAACGGAAAAGGACGTAGAAGTTTTAGAAGCCTTTCTCAATGTCGGAAAAGAAGAAGAAACCGTGGTTGCCTCTGAACCTTCCGATACTCCGGTTGACTCTGATTCTTCTGAAGAAGATACGCTTGTTGTGGGTGCAGTGGATGAACCAGGGGATCCTTTTGGATCTTCTTTTGAAGAACCTCTAGACGAAAATCCCCTTCCTGAATCTTAA
- a CDS encoding alpha-hydroxy-acid oxidizing protein has translation MKSVEGKTILIIGGGLLQVPIIQTAKTMRLHTVVADMNPSSIGFQIADESILMSTKDVEGMVRESKKFAQNTEIHGVITAGTDASMTVAAVASALQLPGIRFVDAEAASNKVKMRQRLKEFGMPIPRFAPVWSLQDAKDALDSLTFPLVMKPADNMGARGVIKVNTRDDLTNAFRHAKRFCPTGELILEEYMEGPELSVDALAFQGQIRMTGIADRIIEREPYFIEIGHNMPSAMSKEILDEVERVMAGGMRALGIHLGAGKGDIKVTKEGVKIGEIAARLSGGFMSAFTYPLSTGVNLNRAALLISLGETPDNLDPVLSRVSIERSLLSKPGKLVSIGGVEETKKIDGVSEVFIQSKSGDIIKEPTNNIDKSGHVIIVADTLKDAELVFEKVKDTIRFEVDEQFSITEKEINDQARIRFGKDICWVCKQCDGSNCASGIPGMGGVGRMETFHDNSVALSEYSILPGYIRDHVLPEIQTQFLGLDLKTPIMAAPMTGVGTNMNFVMTDADYANLVVRSFAQNGSLAWLGDGASPEKYKIMLEALKKVSGKGILICKPREDESMLVDRFKQAEADGVFALGMDIDAVNFKTMVQKNLSSITRPLDRLIKLKEKTKLPFILKGIMNPEDAKLAVEGGFSAIVVSNHGGRVLDGMPGTARILPKIAEAVKGKIPLLVDGGIRSGMDVFKMLALGADAVLLGRPVAISLVGGEDAGIRFLLQKYSEELKQSMSVTGAKTLVDIKRTMLLHKLHG, from the coding sequence TTGAAATCGGTAGAGGGAAAAACCATTCTCATTATTGGCGGGGGGTTGTTACAAGTTCCCATCATCCAAACAGCCAAAACCATGCGACTCCATACTGTGGTTGCTGATATGAATCCTTCTTCCATTGGTTTTCAAATCGCAGACGAATCCATTCTGATGTCCACAAAAGATGTGGAAGGAATGGTAAGGGAATCCAAAAAGTTTGCACAAAATACAGAAATCCATGGTGTGATTACTGCCGGAACCGATGCGAGTATGACAGTGGCTGCTGTGGCTTCTGCCTTACAACTTCCAGGGATTCGATTTGTGGATGCAGAAGCGGCATCTAATAAAGTTAAGATGCGTCAAAGGTTAAAAGAATTTGGGATGCCTATCCCTCGTTTTGCACCTGTTTGGTCTTTGCAAGATGCGAAAGACGCCCTTGATTCTTTAACTTTTCCATTGGTAATGAAACCTGCAGACAATATGGGGGCAAGGGGAGTCATTAAAGTAAATACTAGAGATGACCTTACCAATGCTTTTCGTCATGCGAAACGGTTTTGTCCTACTGGTGAATTGATTTTGGAAGAATATATGGAAGGGCCAGAACTTTCCGTTGATGCTTTGGCTTTCCAAGGCCAAATTCGAATGACTGGAATTGCCGACAGGATTATTGAACGGGAACCATATTTTATTGAAATAGGGCATAACATGCCTTCGGCGATGTCAAAAGAAATTTTGGACGAAGTAGAACGTGTAATGGCGGGTGGAATGCGTGCTCTTGGTATCCATCTCGGTGCTGGTAAAGGTGACATTAAGGTCACCAAAGAAGGTGTCAAAATTGGGGAAATTGCCGCGAGGCTTTCCGGTGGTTTTATGTCTGCATTTACTTATCCATTGTCCACGGGTGTAAATTTAAACCGAGCAGCTCTTCTTATTTCTCTGGGTGAAACTCCAGACAATTTAGATCCTGTTCTTTCAAGGGTTTCCATTGAACGTTCGTTACTTTCTAAACCAGGGAAATTAGTTTCTATTGGTGGGGTAGAGGAAACCAAAAAAATAGATGGAGTTTCCGAGGTATTTATCCAATCCAAATCGGGTGACATCATTAAGGAACCTACAAATAACATCGATAAGTCGGGCCATGTCATTATTGTTGCTGATACATTAAAAGATGCAGAACTCGTTTTTGAAAAAGTAAAAGACACCATTCGGTTCGAAGTCGATGAACAGTTTTCCATAACGGAAAAAGAAATAAATGACCAGGCAAGAATTCGATTTGGTAAAGATATTTGTTGGGTATGTAAACAGTGTGATGGAAGTAACTGTGCCTCAGGCATTCCTGGAATGGGTGGGGTGGGGAGAATGGAAACCTTTCATGACAATAGTGTCGCCCTTTCCGAATATTCTATTTTACCAGGTTATATCAGAGACCATGTCCTTCCGGAAATCCAAACTCAGTTTTTGGGTTTAGATTTAAAAACTCCCATCATGGCAGCTCCTATGACAGGAGTCGGAACCAATATGAACTTTGTGATGACCGATGCAGATTACGCAAATTTAGTGGTTCGGTCCTTTGCACAAAATGGCAGTCTTGCTTGGCTTGGTGATGGAGCTTCTCCAGAAAAATACAAAATCATGTTGGAAGCTTTGAAGAAGGTCTCAGGGAAAGGAATATTGATCTGCAAACCAAGAGAAGATGAATCAATGTTAGTGGATCGATTTAAACAAGCAGAAGCCGACGGTGTGTTCGCACTAGGGATGGACATTGATGCGGTGAATTTCAAAACCATGGTTCAAAAGAATTTATCTAGTATCACAAGACCTCTTGACCGGTTGATCAAACTCAAAGAAAAAACTAAATTACCTTTTATTCTCAAAGGAATTATGAATCCTGAAGATGCAAAACTCGCTGTAGAAGGCGGGTTTTCAGCAATTGTTGTTTCTAACCATGGGGGAAGGGTACTCGACGGAATGCCAGGTACCGCTCGTATCCTGCCAAAAATTGCAGAAGCGGTCAAAGGAAAAATTCCCCTTCTTGTCGATGGGGGCATTCGCTCTGGGATGGATGTTTTCAAAATGCTCGCCCTTGGTGCTGATGCAGTTTTACTCGGAAGACCTGTTGCAATTTCTCTTGTGGGGGGAGAAGATGCGGGAATTCGTTTCCTTTTACAAAAATATTCGGAAGAACTAAAACAATCCATGAGTGTTACCGGAGCCAAAACTTTGGTGGACATCAAGCGAACTATGTTGCTTCATAAACTTCACGGTTGA
- the mnmA gene encoding tRNA 2-thiouridine(34) synthase MnmA, translated as MKEKEKIIVAMSGGVDSAVAAGLLMEAGYDVIGVNLRTWEYEAPACDTTKKSCCSPEDIRDARDVGLSLNIPFYVIKMEKVFGERVIDRFINDYKDGRTPNPCVECNTFVKFGALFEQAKTLGIEKIATGHYARVVEVDGRFAIQNAVDMKKNQAYYLYGLSQENIKNTVFPLGEMDKSQVREIAKRMGLPVAEKPESQEICFIPENDYRSFLKKKGMEFTPGFFKLASGQIIGKHQGKEGFTIGQRKGLGIAWKNPLYVLSIEDDGTVVLGEEEETVSESFVLEEITYQALAPMEMGETKEMKVQIRYRSAPVHCKVTSLGDVWQVEFLEDVKSVTPGQSATFYSTNGDYLLAGGIIRKGSITRKVKTNFVLEAESVTI; from the coding sequence TCAACCTACGTACTTGGGAATATGAAGCTCCCGCCTGTGATACCACCAAAAAATCCTGTTGTTCTCCCGAAGACATTCGTGATGCACGTGATGTAGGACTTTCTTTAAACATTCCATTTTATGTGATCAAAATGGAAAAGGTGTTTGGGGAACGAGTCATCGACCGTTTTATTAATGATTATAAAGATGGAAGGACACCAAATCCTTGTGTAGAATGTAACACCTTTGTGAAGTTTGGTGCTCTTTTTGAACAAGCAAAAACTCTAGGGATAGAAAAGATAGCTACTGGTCATTACGCTCGTGTTGTGGAAGTGGATGGACGTTTTGCCATCCAGAATGCAGTAGACATGAAAAAAAACCAAGCGTACTATTTGTACGGTTTGTCTCAAGAAAATATAAAAAATACAGTTTTTCCTTTGGGAGAGATGGATAAATCGCAAGTTCGTGAAATCGCAAAACGAATGGGTCTTCCCGTCGCAGAAAAACCAGAATCCCAAGAAATATGTTTTATTCCTGAAAATGATTATAGGTCTTTTTTGAAAAAAAAGGGGATGGAGTTTACTCCTGGATTTTTTAAATTAGCTTCCGGTCAAATCATCGGTAAACACCAAGGAAAAGAAGGATTTACCATCGGCCAAAGAAAGGGTCTTGGGATCGCATGGAAAAATCCCCTTTATGTTCTTTCTATTGAAGATGATGGAACAGTGGTTTTGGGTGAAGAAGAAGAAACTGTATCGGAATCATTTGTTTTGGAAGAAATTACTTACCAAGCTCTGGCACCTATGGAAATGGGAGAAACCAAGGAAATGAAAGTGCAAATTCGTTATAGGAGCGCACCTGTTCACTGTAAGGTGACTTCGCTTGGTGATGTTTGGCAGGTGGAATTTTTGGAAGATGTAAAAAGTGTCACTCCTGGACAATCGGCAACATTTTATTCTACTAATGGGGATTATCTTTTGGCAGGTGGAATCATTCGGAAAGGTTCTATCACTAGAAAAGTAAAAACAAATTTTGTTTTAGAGGCGGAGAGCGTTACCATTTGA